The following proteins are co-located in the Brevibacillus laterosporus DSM 25 genome:
- the feoB gene encoding ferrous iron transport protein B encodes MITIALAGNPNTGKTTLFNILTGSYEYVGNWPGVTVEKKVGLLRNKEGRLIDLPGIYSLNPLSKDEGVATQYLVDQHPDVLLNIVDASQLERNLYLTLQLLEYGTPMVIGLNMTDVAKARGFIIDETKLAEKLQCSVLPIVARTGAGCQQLADSFKQVGQQPNRPFYINYGEVLEETITTLVELLPTSMEPLPPKRWLALQFLEGNQLVYELLTKYVSKAELEKLYKQAESNIKKSEGYQNRTLQQYIRKVRSNIIQEIISCCREQVRLVEKTWTDRIDYFLTHKFLGLPIFLLFMYLTFKLTFEWIGAPISDAFNDFLGGPFTDWLRASLEGAGVSGFLQAALLDGVIAGVGGVLVFVPQIFVLFFLISLIEDSGYMARVAMVMDKVMEMIGLNGKAFIPMIIGFGCNVPGVMAARSIEQPKERLLTILLTPLMSCSARLPIYSLFVGTFFADNQAIIVLSIYVLGIVLSLLLAKLFSSTVLKQEGSMFLIELPPYRIPQGRTLLRSTWEKGKGFIRKAGTFIFGGSIVIWFLSYAGPAGLDVELNDSFLAIIGGVLAPLMIPLGFGTWQAGAALITGFLAKEVVVSTMNIIYAAPDDDTLQAVIQIQYSGLSAYSFMVFVLLYVPCLATVAVIKKETGSTRWTWFSVFYGLCIAYVVSFIVYQGGTWLGFR; translated from the coding sequence ATGATTACGATTGCTCTTGCAGGTAACCCGAATACTGGGAAAACCACATTATTTAACATCTTGACTGGTTCATATGAATACGTGGGAAACTGGCCAGGTGTAACTGTTGAGAAAAAGGTAGGATTGCTCCGTAATAAAGAAGGTCGCCTGATCGATTTACCGGGAATCTATTCATTAAATCCTCTGTCCAAGGACGAGGGTGTGGCGACTCAATATTTAGTAGATCAGCACCCAGATGTACTCTTAAATATTGTAGATGCCTCACAATTAGAGCGGAATCTGTATTTAACCTTACAGCTATTAGAATATGGGACACCAATGGTTATTGGACTAAATATGACTGATGTTGCAAAAGCAAGAGGCTTTATCATTGATGAGACAAAGCTAGCTGAGAAGCTACAGTGTTCTGTCTTGCCAATTGTTGCCCGTACAGGAGCTGGATGCCAGCAACTAGCTGATAGCTTTAAGCAAGTAGGACAACAGCCCAATCGGCCATTCTATATAAATTATGGAGAAGTTCTTGAGGAAACGATCACTACACTTGTGGAGTTATTGCCAACAAGCATGGAACCATTACCTCCCAAGCGCTGGTTAGCTCTTCAGTTTTTAGAAGGCAACCAATTAGTATATGAATTATTGACAAAATATGTTTCAAAAGCCGAATTAGAAAAACTCTACAAGCAAGCGGAATCCAACATAAAAAAGAGTGAGGGTTACCAAAATCGGACACTTCAGCAATATATACGCAAGGTACGTAGTAACATCATTCAAGAAATTATCTCTTGCTGTAGAGAACAGGTCAGGCTGGTCGAGAAAACCTGGACAGATCGAATTGACTACTTTTTAACACATAAATTTTTAGGATTGCCTATTTTTTTATTGTTTATGTATCTCACCTTTAAATTAACATTTGAATGGATTGGGGCACCGATTTCGGATGCCTTTAATGATTTCTTAGGTGGGCCATTTACGGATTGGCTACGAGCTTCTTTGGAAGGAGCCGGAGTTTCCGGATTTTTGCAAGCCGCTCTATTGGATGGTGTTATTGCCGGAGTAGGAGGCGTGCTTGTTTTTGTTCCACAGATTTTTGTGCTATTTTTTCTCATCTCACTTATCGAGGATTCAGGTTATATGGCACGGGTTGCCATGGTCATGGACAAAGTTATGGAGATGATCGGGTTAAATGGAAAAGCCTTTATTCCAATGATTATCGGTTTTGGCTGTAACGTACCGGGAGTCATGGCGGCACGTTCAATTGAACAGCCAAAGGAACGACTCTTAACCATTTTGTTAACGCCCCTTATGTCATGTTCAGCTCGCTTGCCAATCTATAGCCTGTTTGTTGGAACGTTCTTTGCAGATAATCAAGCGATTATTGTATTGTCTATCTATGTATTAGGAATTGTCTTATCGCTCTTATTAGCAAAATTATTTTCTTCTACTGTATTAAAGCAGGAGGGTTCTATGTTTCTCATTGAGCTACCTCCTTATCGGATACCACAAGGCCGTACGCTATTGCGTAGCACGTGGGAAAAAGGAAAGGGGTTCATCCGTAAAGCGGGAACCTTCATTTTTGGAGGTTCGATTGTCATTTGGTTCTTGAGCTATGCTGGACCAGCAGGGCTTGATGTAGAGCTCAATGATAGCTTCCTTGCTATTATTGGTGGGGTATTAGCGCCGTTGATGATACCGCTTGGCTTTGGAACGTGGCAAGCTGGGGCTGCCCTCATTACAGGCTTCTTAGCAAAAGAAGTAGTGGTATCTACGATGAATATTATTTATGCAGCACCAGATGATGATACATTACAGGCAGTCATTCAAATACAGTACTCTGGTTTAAGCGCTTATAGCTTTATGGTCTTTGTTCTCTTGTATGTTCCATGCTTGGCAACAGTAGCTGTTATTAAGAAAGAAACAGGCTCTACTAGATGGACATGGTTCTCTGTGTTTTATGGACTGTGTATTGCATACGTAGTATCGTTCATTGTCTATCAGGGGGGGACATGGCTAGGATTTAGGTAG
- a CDS encoding FeoB-associated Cys-rich membrane protein: MVLNFVIGTFIFGYAAWTLWRYVQKSKKGKCAGCSEEKKCSSACCVPDSTEQKHVQR, from the coding sequence ATGGTACTTAATTTTGTTATTGGGACGTTTATTTTTGGTTATGCAGCATGGACCTTGTGGCGATATGTTCAGAAGAGTAAAAAGGGGAAATGTGCTGGATGTAGCGAGGAGAAAAAATGCTCATCAGCATGCTGTGTGCCTGATTCAACTGAACAGAAGCATGTTCAAAGATAA
- a CDS encoding HD-GYP domain-containing protein, which translates to MVQVHMDFSLEGRVLAEDIYNAYGVLLLSKGTVLTSKEIAKLKGNGFQSVNVKEIPHNQEDDRYLRKQFQQISANKHLVETYMDATQTLKNLYTSVTHQYMPPINEFEQLYETLRDQVISQRDLFRSLYLLEGSENYTYRHSINVGILSAIISNLMGMPQEQVQMMGVAGLLHDIGKMLVPAEIVMKPDRLTEEEFEIMKLHTVHGYDLFKKSEEFPEVFAQIALLHHERMDGSGYPEKRRGDEIPLSCQIVAVADMFDAICSDRIYKERTSPFEAAQLLWNDACEGKLNPRIVSSFMQSIISMYIGSRALLSNGDEVEIVLIYADEPMRPLVRKGTEYLDLRNRRDLHLQKMIL; encoded by the coding sequence TTGGTTCAGGTACATATGGATTTTAGTCTGGAGGGGAGAGTGCTGGCGGAGGATATTTATAACGCATATGGTGTGCTTCTTTTATCAAAAGGCACAGTGCTAACCTCCAAAGAAATCGCTAAATTAAAAGGAAACGGCTTTCAATCGGTTAACGTAAAAGAGATTCCCCATAATCAAGAAGATGATCGTTACCTACGCAAGCAATTCCAGCAGATTTCTGCTAATAAGCACTTGGTTGAAACTTATATGGATGCCACACAAACCTTAAAGAACTTATATACCTCAGTTACACACCAGTACATGCCGCCCATCAATGAATTTGAGCAATTATATGAAACATTGCGTGATCAAGTAATAAGCCAAAGGGATTTATTTCGCTCGTTGTATTTACTGGAAGGGTCAGAAAATTACACATATCGACATTCCATTAATGTCGGCATTTTATCGGCTATTATTTCTAATTTAATGGGCATGCCCCAAGAACAAGTACAAATGATGGGGGTTGCCGGTTTATTACATGATATTGGTAAAATGCTGGTTCCCGCAGAAATCGTAATGAAGCCAGATCGACTGACAGAGGAAGAGTTTGAAATCATGAAGTTACATACGGTTCACGGATATGACCTTTTCAAGAAATCAGAAGAGTTTCCTGAAGTTTTTGCTCAGATTGCTTTACTTCACCATGAGCGTATGGATGGTAGTGGATATCCTGAGAAACGTAGGGGTGATGAAATACCATTATCCTGTCAGATCGTAGCGGTCGCTGATATGTTTGATGCGATTTGTTCTGATCGAATTTATAAAGAACGTACATCACCGTTTGAAGCAGCCCAATTATTATGGAACGATGCATGTGAAGGAAAACTAAATCCAAGAATTGTCTCCAGCTTCATGCAGTCGATTATTTCAATGTATATCGGAAGTCGTGCTTTGCTTAGTAATGGTGACGAAGTAGAAATTGTCCTCATTTATGCAGACGAGCCTATGCGACCATTAGTGCGAAAAGGAACAGAATATTTAGATTTGAGAAACAGACGAGATCTACATTTACAAAAAATGATTTTGTAA
- a CDS encoding exo-beta-N-acetylmuramidase NamZ domain-containing protein: MRKGILFLTCLIMLMFVSDRNSYANPPSIRLGDDVLITKYHHLIDGKRIGLITNQTGINSQGQSIIDVLAKYHNATLAALYGPEHGIDGQARADAYVESYIHKDWNIPVYSLYGKTRKPTANMLKNVDVLVFDLQDIGARSYTSISTLHDVMEAARENKKPLIVLDRPNPLGGKIVDGPVLKTPYLSIVGVDELPMAHGMTIGELAQFFNRKIGVHLTIIPMDYYARGMIFQDTGLKWVKSSPQVPSLASVFGYLATGLGEGVGLQHSDNFKWVGAEGIHADQLAKMLNDADLPGVVFVPETKGVAGGVRLQIIDYHSFNPARTGMYVLAYANQLTSSVMKKQDKSPDTDQFDKVIGSTDLRKALARKASPEELEALYAPVVNSFKMERLPYLIYEDIGKEYMGAIVDSGKRVTVEPKPDTTKPESKPESKPESKPETSTTKPVTKPTTKPDVTTPVPGTESKPDIKTPEQKPDTTTTKPVSAQKVAHLTFDDGPSNVTVQILDVLKQHNIKATFFVLGRNVKGNEAILQRMIAEGHTIGNHTYSHDYNKIYKNPQAFFTDLKQAEVEIQKITGEKPSMIRFPGGSNNGVSKKAQDTTIYGANKWVMNDIVKEAKNQGYSYFDWNVSSGDARSNSYSPQEVIRNVKNGSANKHEVVILMHDTKAKESTLKALPQVIADLQKLGFTFESLQPTSKTVQFLK, from the coding sequence ATGCGCAAAGGTATACTTTTTCTCACGTGTCTGATTATGCTGATGTTCGTCTCAGATCGAAATTCCTATGCGAATCCACCAAGTATCAGGCTAGGCGATGATGTATTAATAACGAAGTATCATCATCTCATTGATGGGAAAAGGATCGGGTTGATTACCAACCAAACAGGAATTAATAGTCAGGGACAAAGCATCATAGATGTTCTGGCCAAATACCATAATGCCACCTTGGCGGCTTTATATGGACCAGAGCATGGAATAGATGGGCAGGCTCGGGCTGATGCCTATGTGGAATCTTATATACATAAAGATTGGAATATTCCTGTCTACAGTTTATATGGTAAAACTAGAAAGCCAACCGCCAATATGTTAAAAAATGTTGATGTCCTGGTGTTTGACTTGCAAGACATAGGAGCGAGAAGCTACACATCTATATCCACTTTGCATGATGTGATGGAAGCGGCTCGGGAAAATAAAAAACCACTAATTGTTCTGGATCGTCCTAATCCATTAGGAGGAAAAATTGTGGATGGTCCAGTACTGAAGACTCCTTACCTAAGTATCGTTGGTGTGGACGAGCTACCAATGGCACACGGAATGACGATAGGAGAACTGGCACAATTTTTTAATAGAAAAATTGGTGTCCATCTTACCATTATCCCTATGGATTACTACGCAAGAGGAATGATTTTTCAGGATACGGGTCTTAAGTGGGTGAAAAGCTCTCCACAGGTTCCTAGCCTAGCCTCTGTCTTTGGCTATCTAGCAACGGGGCTTGGAGAGGGAGTAGGATTGCAGCATAGTGATAACTTTAAATGGGTAGGCGCAGAAGGTATTCATGCCGATCAGCTGGCTAAGATGCTAAACGATGCAGATTTACCGGGGGTTGTGTTTGTTCCTGAGACGAAAGGGGTTGCTGGTGGTGTTCGTTTGCAAATTATCGATTACCATTCTTTTAATCCGGCACGCACAGGGATGTATGTCTTGGCATATGCAAACCAACTAACTTCATCTGTTATGAAAAAGCAAGATAAATCGCCAGATACGGATCAATTTGACAAGGTAATAGGAAGTACTGATCTTCGAAAAGCGTTAGCCCGCAAGGCATCTCCGGAAGAACTCGAAGCATTGTATGCACCAGTAGTCAATTCCTTTAAAATGGAACGCTTGCCTTATTTAATTTACGAAGATATTGGCAAGGAATATATGGGAGCAATTGTGGATTCAGGAAAAAGGGTGACGGTAGAACCAAAGCCAGATACAACGAAACCGGAATCAAAACCGGAATCAAAACCAGAGTCAAAACCAGAAACAAGTACAACGAAACCGGTGACAAAACCGACCACGAAACCTGATGTAACAACACCAGTACCAGGCACAGAATCAAAACCAGATATAAAGACACCAGAACAAAAACCAGACACGACAACAACGAAACCGGTATCTGCTCAAAAGGTAGCACATCTTACCTTTGACGATGGTCCGTCAAATGTTACTGTCCAAATTCTGGATGTTTTGAAGCAACACAATATTAAGGCGACATTCTTTGTTTTAGGACGCAATGTTAAAGGGAATGAAGCGATTTTGCAGAGAATGATAGCGGAAGGACATACCATTGGTAACCATACGTATTCCCATGACTACAATAAAATTTATAAAAATCCGCAGGCATTCTTTACTGATTTAAAGCAAGCTGAAGTAGAAATTCAAAAAATTACAGGTGAAAAACCAAGCATGATTCGTTTCCCTGGTGGTAGTAATAATGGTGTTAGTAAGAAAGCGCAAGACACCACTATCTATGGAGCCAACAAATGGGTTATGAATGATATTGTGAAAGAAGCTAAAAATCAGGGGTATTCCTATTTTGATTGGAATGTTAGTTCAGGTGATGCCAGATCGAATAGCTATTCCCCTCAGGAAGTCATCAGAAATGTGAAGAACGGCAGTGCAAACAAACATGAGGTTGTTATCCTTATGCATGATACCAAGGCAAAAGAGAGTACATTGAAAGCCTTGCCACAGGTAATTGCAGATTTGCAGAAGTTAGGATTTACGTTCGAGTCTTTGCAGCCAACAAGTAAGACAGTACAATTCTTAAAATAA
- the motA gene encoding flagellar motor stator protein MotA produces the protein MDKSSVIGIILGFVAVFVGMVLKGASISALVNPAAFLIIIAGTVATIFVGFPMVEIKRIPKIMKVLFTNQKEPDKRELISQFMTWAGIARREGLLALENTADEIQDPFLRNGMKMIIDGGEPEFVRDVLDEEISAMEERHHSGALIFTQAGTYAPTLGVLGAVIGLIAALGNLADVEALGHSIAAAFVATLLGIFTGYVIWHPFANKLKRKSQREVEVRRIMIEGLLSIQAGVSPTAIEQKLLVYIPVVERQAVKEGSSEEGVGING, from the coding sequence ATGGATAAGTCTTCTGTAATAGGAATTATTCTTGGGTTTGTGGCTGTCTTTGTTGGGATGGTCTTAAAGGGAGCCAGTATTAGTGCTCTAGTTAACCCGGCTGCTTTTCTAATAATTATTGCTGGAACGGTTGCTACTATTTTTGTAGGCTTCCCTATGGTAGAGATAAAAAGGATTCCCAAAATCATGAAGGTCCTTTTTACCAATCAGAAGGAGCCTGATAAGCGTGAACTGATAAGCCAATTCATGACGTGGGCAGGTATTGCCAGACGTGAAGGATTGCTAGCTTTGGAAAATACAGCAGATGAGATTCAGGACCCGTTTTTACGCAATGGCATGAAGATGATTATTGATGGTGGAGAGCCTGAATTTGTACGAGATGTACTTGATGAAGAAATCAGTGCTATGGAAGAGCGTCATCATAGCGGTGCGCTTATCTTTACCCAAGCAGGTACATATGCTCCAACTCTAGGGGTTCTAGGTGCGGTTATTGGTTTGATCGCGGCCTTGGGAAATCTTGCTGACGTAGAGGCATTGGGACACTCTATCGCGGCTGCCTTTGTGGCAACATTGCTAGGTATTTTCACAGGTTACGTTATTTGGCATCCCTTTGCTAACAAATTAAAACGTAAATCACAACGAGAAGTTGAAGTAAGACGAATCATGATTGAAGGATTACTATCCATTCAGGCGGGGGTTTCTCCGACTGCTATCGAGCAAAAACTACTGGTATACATCCCAGTTGTTGAACGCCAAGCAGTGAAAGAGGGATCTAGCGAGGAGGGAGTCGGCATTAATGGCTAA
- the motB gene encoding flagellar motor protein MotB: MAKRKKKHEEHIDETWLIPYSDLLTLLLALFIVLFAASSVDAKKFSQMAASFNVALNGGASVLDFPSPVEPIDSEEQSLMKPGGNEQIVDKNQYEQQMKYLQETEKLDQLKKQLDGYLESNNLTGKLHTKVTDEGLLITIMDNALFASGSAKVKEEARNLAFEISKLLEPDGRRVTVSGHTDTVPIRNSQFSSNWELSSQRALNFMTILLENKKLDPRKFSARAYGEFQPVASNQTNDGRATNRRVEVAILRNFEKDKSSEIKK; this comes from the coding sequence ATGGCTAAACGCAAAAAGAAGCATGAAGAGCATATTGATGAAACATGGCTCATTCCTTATTCGGATTTGCTAACCTTGCTATTAGCCCTCTTTATCGTACTGTTCGCGGCTAGCTCCGTAGATGCCAAGAAATTTAGCCAAATGGCTGCATCGTTTAATGTAGCTCTAAATGGTGGAGCCAGTGTACTAGATTTCCCTTCACCGGTTGAGCCAATCGATTCAGAAGAGCAATCCCTCATGAAGCCTGGAGGAAATGAGCAGATTGTTGACAAGAATCAGTATGAACAACAAATGAAATATCTGCAGGAAACCGAGAAGCTTGACCAACTAAAAAAACAGTTGGATGGTTACTTGGAATCGAATAATCTTACAGGCAAATTGCATACAAAAGTCACCGACGAGGGATTATTGATCACAATTATGGACAATGCTCTTTTTGCATCAGGCAGTGCAAAGGTGAAAGAGGAAGCAAGGAATTTGGCGTTTGAGATTTCTAAGCTGTTGGAGCCAGATGGAAGACGAGTAACAGTATCTGGTCATACGGATACTGTACCGATCAGAAACAGTCAATTCTCATCCAACTGGGAGCTCAGTTCTCAGCGTGCTTTGAATTTTATGACCATCCTATTGGAAAACAAGAAGCTAGACCCACGTAAGTTTAGCGCACGTGCTTATGGTGAATTCCAACCAGTAGCTTCCAATCAGACGAATGATGGTCGCGCAACGAACCGTCGTGTTGAAGTGGCGATTCTGCGTAATTTTGAGAAGGACAAAAGCAGTGAAATAAAAAAATAA
- a CDS encoding LysE/ArgO family amino acid transporter, producing the protein MALAWLHGMVLAFGLILPLGVQNIFIFNQGAAHKQFTRALPSIITASICDTVLTLLAVLGVSMLLWKIVWLKTALVVVGACFLLYLGYMTWRSTTNAANVTTHASFTWRKQVMFAASVSLLNPHAIMDTIGVIGTSSTAYTGNEKVAFTVACILISWIWFLSLAWAGKIVGKVDNTGRIMHVINKMAAILIWLAAAYLIYSGLSL; encoded by the coding sequence ATGGCACTCGCTTGGCTACATGGTATGGTGCTAGCATTTGGATTAATCTTGCCCTTAGGCGTACAAAACATTTTTATTTTTAATCAAGGGGCCGCTCATAAGCAGTTTACCCGAGCCCTACCTTCGATTATTACAGCCAGTATTTGCGATACGGTTCTGACCTTACTTGCAGTTCTTGGAGTATCCATGCTATTGTGGAAAATTGTATGGTTAAAAACGGCATTAGTAGTAGTGGGAGCTTGCTTCTTGCTATACTTGGGGTATATGACTTGGAGATCAACGACCAACGCGGCGAACGTGACAACCCATGCTTCGTTTACTTGGCGAAAGCAGGTCATGTTCGCAGCATCTGTCTCACTTTTAAATCCGCATGCCATTATGGATACCATTGGTGTAATTGGAACCAGTTCAACAGCCTATACTGGTAATGAGAAAGTGGCCTTCACGGTGGCATGTATTCTTATTTCGTGGATTTGGTTCTTATCTCTAGCGTGGGCAGGTAAGATAGTAGGCAAAGTAGATAACACTGGTCGAATCATGCATGTCATTAATAAAATGGCAGCTATCCTTATCTGGTTGGCCGCCGCCTATCTCATTTACTCCGGTCTTTCTCTCTAG
- a CDS encoding PLP-dependent aminotransferase family protein: protein MKKKRKPSMLIGLGEWRPKRDDPVPLYRQIASYIREKISAGEWPIGYKIPPERTLALAFEVNRSTVVAAVQELTAEGLIQGKSGSGTMVVQQPDPFTTLHWPSYVNAGMFHPNLPTIQEINRLEFVPNMIRLGTGEPSSDLYPHAKMKQVLAQVAEKIPSLGYEESKGLYKLRREVSRHLAKKGIDVSPSCILIVSGALQGLQLISLGLMHPGATMLMEKPSYLYSLNLLPSTGIRMKGLELNAEGISQRALLAGIQQQTAHMLYTIPTFQNPTGKVMSESGRKQLLELCQKERIALIEDDVYSELWLEEEPPLPIKALDQKGTVLYVGSMSKTISPGLRIGWLVAPETVIDRLADLKMQTDYGASSLSQWTVYEWLASGLYEQHLLYVREQLRARRDFMLALLEQYFRDLATWSIPVGGFYVWLRFSNDKISLRSLFKKAQQQSIILNPGNLYDPLDDTHLRLSYSYASYEQMEFGMKQLAQIVRNLVECP from the coding sequence GTGAAGAAAAAAAGGAAGCCAAGCATGTTAATAGGCTTGGGAGAGTGGAGACCAAAACGTGACGATCCGGTCCCTCTTTATCGTCAAATTGCTTCTTATATACGTGAAAAAATTAGTGCTGGTGAATGGCCGATCGGTTATAAAATTCCGCCGGAGCGTACGCTAGCTCTTGCCTTTGAAGTGAATCGTAGTACTGTGGTTGCTGCGGTTCAGGAATTGACCGCGGAGGGCTTAATCCAAGGCAAAAGCGGAAGTGGCACTATGGTCGTACAGCAGCCAGATCCGTTCACTACACTTCATTGGCCGAGCTATGTGAATGCTGGCATGTTTCATCCTAATCTTCCTACCATTCAGGAGATTAATCGATTAGAATTCGTACCCAACATGATACGTCTAGGAACGGGAGAGCCATCTAGTGATCTATATCCTCATGCCAAAATGAAACAGGTACTAGCCCAGGTTGCTGAAAAAATCCCTTCTCTTGGCTATGAAGAATCCAAAGGACTGTACAAGCTCCGTAGGGAGGTAAGTAGGCATTTGGCTAAAAAGGGGATAGATGTATCTCCCTCATGTATTTTGATCGTCTCAGGGGCTTTACAGGGGCTACAGTTAATTTCTTTAGGCCTGATGCATCCTGGAGCAACCATGCTGATGGAAAAACCCTCGTACTTATATTCATTAAACCTACTTCCCTCTACGGGTATCCGGATGAAGGGGCTTGAGCTTAATGCGGAAGGAATATCCCAGCGAGCTTTACTAGCAGGTATCCAGCAACAGACGGCTCACATGTTGTATACCATTCCTACTTTTCAAAACCCAACAGGTAAGGTAATGAGCGAGAGTGGTAGAAAACAATTGTTGGAGCTGTGTCAGAAAGAGCGCATTGCTTTAATAGAAGACGATGTTTATTCGGAGTTGTGGTTGGAGGAAGAGCCACCTTTACCGATTAAAGCGCTAGATCAAAAAGGGACCGTACTGTATGTAGGCAGTATGTCTAAAACGATTAGCCCTGGTCTGCGCATTGGATGGCTGGTGGCACCAGAAACAGTGATAGATCGTCTGGCTGATTTAAAGATGCAGACGGATTATGGAGCTAGCTCTCTCTCCCAATGGACTGTGTATGAGTGGTTGGCAAGCGGATTGTACGAACAGCATTTACTTTATGTTAGAGAGCAACTGCGAGCGAGAAGGGATTTTATGCTGGCCTTGCTCGAACAATATTTTAGAGATCTGGCTACTTGGTCTATTCCAGTAGGGGGTTTTTACGTTTGGCTCAGATTTTCAAATGACAAGATATCCTTGCGCTCCTTGTTTAAAAAAGCCCAACAGCAATCCATCATCTTAAACCCAGGCAATCTATATGATCCACTGGATGATACTCATTTACGGCTCTCTTACTCGTATGCCAGTTACGAACAAATGGAATTCGGCATGAAGCAGCTGGCACAAATAGTCAGGAACTTGGTGGAATGTCCATGA
- a CDS encoding DUF1450 domain-containing protein, whose amino-acid sequence MSNDLRICDECKGYNAEEFAERLKEMVPDAKVEIGCQNMCGHCLKRAFIYANGRWFIGNNEEELVKKMQPHIKKKQ is encoded by the coding sequence ATGTCAAATGATCTACGCATCTGTGATGAGTGCAAAGGATACAACGCCGAAGAATTCGCGGAACGATTAAAAGAGATGGTTCCGGATGCGAAGGTAGAAATCGGCTGTCAAAATATGTGCGGTCATTGCTTAAAGCGGGCTTTTATTTATGCAAATGGACGTTGGTTTATTGGGAATAATGAAGAAGAACTAGTCAAAAAAATGCAACCGCACATTAAAAAGAAACAATAG